A window of the Hordeum vulgare subsp. vulgare chromosome 5H, MorexV3_pseudomolecules_assembly, whole genome shotgun sequence genome harbors these coding sequences:
- the LOC123452652 gene encoding anthocyanin 3'-O-beta-glucosyltransferase-like yields the protein MAVHDEPLHILFFPFLASGHLIPIADMAALFAGRGVRCTILTTPVNAAIIRSAVHRANDSFAGTGSPAIDIAVVPFPDVGLPPGVENGTALASQDDRDKFFRAAQLLREPFDRFLADHRIDAVVSDSFFDWSADAAAERGVPRIAFLGSSMFARSCSDSMLRHNPLENAPDDPDALVLLPGLPHRVELRRSQMMDPAKMAWQWEYFKGVNAADQRSFGEVFNSFHDLEPDYVEHFQKTLGRRVWLVGPVALASKDMAVRGTDAPSPDADSCLRWLDAKPAGSVVYVSFGTLTKFAPAELHQLARALDLSGVNFVWVIGAAAGQDSAEWMPEGFAELIARGDRGFMVRGWAPQMLILSHAALGGFVTHCGWNSVLEAVSAGVPMVTWPRYADQFNNEKLVVELLKVGVSIGAKDYASGVEAHEVIAGEVIAESIQRLMESDGIQKKAKDLGVKARRAVEKVGSSYDDVGRLMDVLTARRSSVEVGEDIQAS from the coding sequence ATGGCTGTCCACGACGAGCCGCTGCACATCCTCTTCTTCCCGTTCCTGGCCTCCGGCCACCTCATCCCGATCGCCGACATGGCCGCGCTCTTCGCCGGCCGCGGCGTCCGGTGCACCATCCTCACCACGCCCGTCAACGCCGCCATCATCCGCTCCGCAGTCCACCGCGCCAACGACTCCTTCGCCGGCACCGGCTCCCCGGCCATCGACATCGCCGTCGTGCCCTTCCCCGACGTCGGGCTCCCTCCAGGCGTGGAGAACGGCACGGCCCTCGCGTCCCAGGACGACCGCGACAAGTTCTTCCGCGCGGCCCAGCTGCTCCGGGAGCCCTTCGACCGGTTCCTGGCTGACCACCGCATCGACGCCGTCGTGTCCGACAGCTTCTTCGACTGGTCTGCCGACGCCGCCGCGGAGCGCGGCGTCCCGCGCATCGCGTTTCTGGGCAGCAGCATGTTCGCGCGCTCCTGCAGCGACAGCATGCTGCGCCACAACCCGCTGGAGAACGCCCCCGACGACCCCGACGCCCTCGTTTTGCTGCCGGGGCTGCCGCACCGCGTCGAGCTGAGGCGGAGCCAGATGATGGACCCTGCAAAGATGGCGTGGCAGTGGGAGTATTTCAAGGGCGTGAACGCCGCGGACCAGAGGAGCTTCGGCGAGGTGTTCAACAGCTTCCACGACCTCGAGCCGGACTACGTCGAGCACTTCCAAAAGACCCTCGGCCGGCGCGTGTGGCTCGTCGGACCGGTGGCGCTCGCCAGCAAGGACATGGCCGTGAGAGGTACCGACGCCCCCTCGCCGGACGCGGACAGCTGCCTCCGGTGGCTGGACGCGAAGCCGGCCGGCTCAGTGGTGTACGTGTCCTTCGGCACGCTGACAAAGTTCGCTCCGGCAGAGCTGCACCAGCTCGCTCGCGCCCTTGACCTCTCGGGCGTGAACTTCGTGTGGGTGATCGGCGCCGCCGCAGGCCAAGACTCTGCTGAATGGATGCCCGAAGGCTTCGCAGAGCTCATCGCGCGCGGCGACCGCGGCTTCATGGTACGAGGCTGGGCACCGCAGATGCTGATCCTGAGCCACGCCGCCCTCGGCGGGTTCGTGACGCACTGCGGCTGGAACTCGGTGCTGGAGGCCGTGAGCGCCGGCGTGCCGATGGTCACGTGGCCGCGGTACGCGGACCAGTTCAACAACGAGAAGCTCGTGGTGGAGCTTCTCAAGGTCGGCGTCAGCATCGGCGCCAAGGACTACGCGTCGGGCGTCGAGGCCCACGAGGTTATCGCCGGCGAGGTAATCGCCGAGTCCATCCAGAGGTTGATGGAGAGCGACGGCATccagaagaaggccaaggacctcggCGTGAAGGCAAGGAGGGCGGTGGAGAAGGTTGGGTCTTCGTACGATGACGTTGGGCGGCTGATGGACGTGTTGACGGCTCGCCGGAGCTCCGTCGAGGTTGGAGAAGACATCCAGGCCAGCTGA